Below is a window of Planktothrix tepida PCC 9214 DNA.
TTTCTGTTTCGTGAAAATAAAAAGCCTTTATTTAATAATAATAAAATTGATGTAACTCGAAATGCTGCTAATAAAGTAGCTCAAGTTTTCAATCGTTTAGTAGAGCGAGGGGAAACCGTAGAAACCGCTCAACGGTTTATTCTTCAGTGTGTAGTGGCTTTGTTTGCAGAAGATATTGATTTACTCCCCAGAGGTTTATTCACTGAATTTTTAACAAATTGCCAGACAAATAAATTTAGTTCTTATGATTTGATTGGGGGTTTATTTCGACAGATGGGAAGTAATCGCCCTGCTCCTCAAGACAGTTACTATCACAATGTACCTTATTTTAATGGGGGAATTTTCTCAACTGTTGAACCCCTACACCTTACCCGAAGCGAAATTGACTTATTATTAGACGCAGCAACGGAACGTTGGTCAAAAGTGGAACCTGCGATTTTTGGCGGGTTATTTGAGTCTAGTATGGGTAAAGAAGAACGTCATGCTTTAGGTGCTCACTACACCAGCGAAGCTGATATTCAAAAAGTAGTTTTACCCACGATTACCCGTCCTTGGCGAGAACGAATTGAAGCCGCAAATACTCTAAAAGACTTACTGGCACTGCGGCAAGAATTAGTTAATTTTAAAGTCCTTGATCCGGCTTGTGGGAGTGGTAATTTTCTCTATGTTGCTTATCGGGAACTCAAGCGACTAGAAGCCCAATTACTCAGCAAAATTCATCAAAATTTTACCCGTGCTGCTAATACCATTGGTACGATGTCGTTAGTAAAAACCAGCCAATTTTACGGGATTGATATTAAACCCTTTGCAGTAGAATTAGCAAAAGTAACCTTAATGTTGGCTAAAAAATTAGCCCTGGATGAAGAAAATAATTTGCTAAATGTGGTACAGATGAACTTAGCATTAGACTTAGATCAGGCATTACCTCTTGATAATTTAGATCAAAATATTCGCTGTGATGATGCTTTATTTTGTGATTGGGAACCTGTTAATGTAGTCGTTGGTAATCCTCCATTTTTGGGTGGTAAACATATTCGTTTAGTTTTAGGGGATGAATATGTTGATCGCATTTTTGCCAAATTTCCTGATGTTAAAGATGTGGATTTTTGTACTTACTGGTTTCGTCTTACCCATAATCATTTGGGGGAAAATTGCCGTGCTGGTTTAGTAGCAACTAATTCTATTTCTCAGGGGAAAAGCCGTAAAGTTTCCTTAGATTATATTACTCAAAATGGGGGCTGTATTTATGATGTTATTTCTACACAACCTTGGTCTGGTGAAGCTAAAGTACATATCAGTATTATTAATTGGCTGAAAACTTCTGACAATCAAGAATTAACTTACCGGATAGATCATAAAATTGTCTCAAACATTAA
It encodes the following:
- a CDS encoding class I SAM-dependent DNA methyltransferase; translated protein: MTNTLTNINTFIDYARTLKGDEKGEAQVFCDRLFQAFGHQGYKEAGAELEYRVKAKGKTTKFADLLWRPRLLLEMKKRGEKLEKHYQQAFEYWLELVPQRPQYVVLCNFDEFWIYDFDLQLREPVDRVSLEELPARFTAFNFLFRENKKPLFNNNKIDVTRNAANKVAQVFNRLVERGETVETAQRFILQCVVALFAEDIDLLPRGLFTEFLTNCQTNKFSSYDLIGGLFRQMGSNRPAPQDSYYHNVPYFNGGIFSTVEPLHLTRSEIDLLLDAATERWSKVEPAIFGGLFESSMGKEERHALGAHYTSEADIQKVVLPTITRPWRERIEAANTLKDLLALRQELVNFKVLDPACGSGNFLYVAYRELKRLEAQLLSKIHQNFTRAANTIGTMSLVKTSQFYGIDIKPFAVELAKVTLMLAKKLALDEENNLLNVVQMNLALDLDQALPLDNLDQNIRCDDALFCDWEPVNVVVGNPPFLGGKHIRLVLGDEYVDRIFAKFPDVKDVDFCTYWFRLTHNHLGENCRAGLVATNSISQGKSRKVSLDYITQNGGCIYDVISTQPWSGEAKVHISIINWLKTSDNQELTYRIDHKIVSNINSALKAEVDVSQAVRLKANLNLCFQGVIPNGKGFIVTEKEVQQWIKTDPTNQKVLKLFSMGANLAQNPHGKPDRWIIDFDDMSLEDANEYKLPFNHVKTNVKPERDTNRDSRAKQLWWTFHRTRGEMRKALAILPYCFAVPRVSKWAIFIPFPSNWLAGDKSVVVASDDFYVLGILTSNAHRIWMHAQKSTLKADIAYTHNTCFETFPFPQNCPAKTKTEIRVAMQAIHDYRTEQMERKQWGITQLYNQFFNESASQLAKLHAQLDQLVCKAYGIKANDDPLKFLLELNLEVANRESQGLSVVAPG